The Muricauda sp. SCSIO 65647 genome includes a region encoding these proteins:
- a CDS encoding CYTH domain-containing protein, translating into MIEIERKFLVTTDTFKHEAEAQTRMVQGFLNTHPDRTVRVRIADGKGFLTIKGAGNDSGTSRFEWETEIPLNEATDLIDLCEGPILEKNRFTIPFGRHVFEVDEFLGENKGLVIAEIELFHEDEVFEKPYWLGEEVTGNIKYYNSQLTKNPYTQWKE; encoded by the coding sequence ATGATCGAAATTGAACGTAAATTTTTGGTGACCACCGACACCTTCAAACATGAAGCCGAGGCGCAGACCCGAATGGTCCAAGGATTTTTGAACACCCATCCAGATCGAACGGTAAGGGTACGAATTGCTGATGGCAAAGGATTCTTGACCATAAAGGGAGCCGGTAACGATTCGGGTACCAGTCGTTTTGAATGGGAGACAGAGATACCGTTGAACGAAGCGACCGATCTTATCGATTTATGCGAGGGTCCAATCTTGGAAAAAAACAGGTTCACCATACCCTTTGGAAGACATGTTTTCGAAGTAGATGAGTTTTTGGGAGAGAACAAAGGGCTCGTTATCGCCGAGATCGAGCTTTTCCATGAAGACGAAGTCTTCGAAAAACCCTATTGGTTGGGTGAAGAAGTTACGGGAAACATAAAATATTACAATTCACAACTGACAAAAAATCCATACACGCAATGGAAAGAATAA
- a CDS encoding YciI family protein encodes MERIRYVFALTLLLTVSCKQTENPTEQPIEVASAKAEKTIMEIKNKLTSEGYQVVDFVDEETKDTILMQQYFVAFLKSGPIRSQSKEEADSLQMLHLAHLKQMYDQGYADISGPFGDEGEVRGITIYNVPTLKMADSLANMDPAVKAGRLAIEVRPWWAAKGYPLR; translated from the coding sequence ATGGAAAGAATAAGGTATGTATTTGCATTGACCCTACTGTTGACGGTTTCTTGCAAGCAAACGGAAAACCCCACAGAACAACCTATTGAAGTGGCTTCTGCCAAAGCCGAAAAAACCATAATGGAAATAAAGAACAAACTCACCTCAGAGGGTTATCAAGTGGTTGATTTTGTTGACGAAGAGACCAAAGACACTATTTTGATGCAGCAATATTTTGTGGCCTTTTTAAAAAGCGGGCCCATTCGTTCGCAGTCAAAAGAAGAGGCCGATAGTCTTCAAATGCTTCATTTGGCACATTTGAAACAAATGTACGATCAGGGCTATGCTGACATTTCTGGCCCTTTTGGTGACGAAGGTGAGGTGCGGGGAATCACAATTTACAATGTGCCCACCTTAAAAATGGCCGATAGCCTTGCGAATATGGATCCCGCTGTAAAGGCGGGCCGTTTGGCCATTGAGGTAAGGCCTTGGTGGGCCGCTAAGGGATACCCTTTGAGATAG
- the pheS gene encoding phenylalanine--tRNA ligase subunit alpha: MIDTIKQYLQEVEGFTSTSKEEIETFRIKYLGKKGLLNEFFAEFKNVPAAQKKEFGQVINELKKAATEKVDALQEALKDQNNLTGKYDDLTKPGEPVEIGARHPISIVKNQIIDIFSRIGFNVSEGPEIEDDWHNFTALNLPEYHPARDMQDTFFIQTDPDILLRTHTSSVQVRYMEKHKPPIRTISPGRVYRNEAISARSHCFFHQVEGLYVDKNVSFADLKQTLQYFTTEMFGKSKIRLRPSYFPFTEPSAEVDVYWGLETETDYRMTKGTGWLEIMGCGMVDPNVLQNCGIDSEVYSGFAFGMGIDRIALLLHQIPDIRLLSENDVRFLEQFKSSI, from the coding sequence ATGATAGATACCATAAAACAATATTTACAAGAAGTTGAGGGTTTTACCTCTACATCAAAAGAGGAGATCGAAACGTTCAGAATTAAGTATTTGGGCAAAAAAGGCCTTTTGAACGAGTTTTTTGCCGAGTTCAAAAATGTGCCCGCAGCACAAAAAAAAGAGTTTGGCCAGGTCATCAACGAGTTGAAAAAAGCCGCTACCGAAAAAGTCGATGCACTTCAAGAGGCATTGAAAGACCAAAATAATCTTACAGGAAAATATGATGACCTTACCAAGCCTGGCGAACCTGTTGAAATTGGGGCCCGGCATCCCATATCAATAGTAAAAAACCAAATAATCGATATTTTTTCTAGGATAGGTTTCAATGTGTCAGAAGGGCCTGAAATTGAAGATGATTGGCATAATTTCACGGCGCTGAACCTGCCAGAATACCATCCTGCCCGCGACATGCAAGATACGTTCTTCATACAGACCGATCCCGATATTCTCTTGCGAACACACACCTCTTCGGTTCAGGTACGCTATATGGAAAAGCATAAGCCCCCCATTCGTACCATTTCACCGGGCCGTGTTTATCGCAATGAGGCCATTTCGGCGCGTTCGCACTGCTTTTTTCACCAGGTAGAAGGTCTTTATGTTGACAAAAACGTTTCATTTGCCGACTTAAAACAGACGTTACAATATTTCACTACAGAAATGTTCGGCAAGTCAAAGATTCGACTGCGCCCCTCTTACTTTCCTTTTACAGAACCCAGTGCCGAAGTCGATGTTTACTGGGGGTTGGAAACCGAGACCGATTACCGTATGACCAAAGGTACCGGTTGGCTTGAAATTATGGGCTGTGGCATGGTAGACCCCAATGTGTTACAGAATTGCGGTATCGACTCAGAGGTTTATTCAGGTTTTGCCTTTGGCATGGGCATTGACCGAATCGCCCTGTTGTTGCACCAAATACCTGACATTCGCTTGCTGAGCGAGAACGATGTGAGATTTTTGGAGCAGTTTAAATCTTCTATTTAG